One window of Ziziphus jujuba cultivar Dongzao chromosome 5, ASM3175591v1 genomic DNA carries:
- the LOC107403351 gene encoding uncharacterized protein LOC107403351 isoform X1 has product MHQKKSEAQIGKESSGVSSDFNPAPPLLYHSTHHHPPSSPTISVKTHNQYHHNIQFPQYPSQGLAPNDLLPIPTTPYKRPLLTQTHSSLSKSPTLYKFPPPHQNPPCFSRSFAAKTGAFRLLRRLNRLRRLVILLSLPFFYFLVSHPSHSFLLDFLSAFAFSAALLFSLNLALPRLPSIRLFLARSIPIKLISPSSLSRPPLPVFWSIGSRPKSEKRLNSGCWVQAFSNGDMYEGEFHKGKCSGSGVYYYYMSGRYEGDWVDGKYDGYGVETWARGSRYRGHYRQGLRHGFGVYRFYTGDVYAGEWSNGQSHGCGVHTCEDGSRYVGEFKWGVKHGLGHYHFRNGDMYAGEYFADKMHGFGVYQFANGHRYEGAWHEGRRQGLGMYTFRNGETQSGHWQNGVLDVPSTQNTTYPVSPVGVYHSKVLNAVQEARKAAEKAYDVAKVDERVNRAVTAANRAANAARVAAVKAVQKQMHQNTNNANIPIPCM; this is encoded by the exons ATGCATCAGAAGAAATCAGAAGCTCAGATCGGAAAAGAAAGCAGCGGCGTCTCTTCCGATTTCAACCCTGCCCCACCTCTTCTTTACCATTCTACTCATCACCATCCTCCTTCTTCTCCTACAATCTCTGTCAAAACCCATAATCAATACCACCATAACATCCAGTTTCCTCAATACCCATCTCAAGGTCTTGCCCCAAATGACCTTCTACCAATCCCCACCACGCCTTACAAGCGTCCTCTTTTGACCCAAACCCACTCTTCCCTCTCCAAATCCCCTACCCTTTATAAATTCCCTCCTCCCCATCAAAACCCACCTTGTTTCTCTCGCTCCTTCGCCGCCAAGACTGGAGCTTTTCGCCTCCTCCGCCGTCTCAACCGCCTCCGCCGCCTTGTCATCTTGCTCTCTTTGCCGTTCTTCTACTTTCTGGTATCCCATCCCAGCCACTCTTTCTTGCTTGATTTTCTCTCTGCTTTTGCATTCTCTGCTGCCCTCTTGTTCTCGCTTAATCTCGCTCTCCCTCGCCTTCCTTCTATACGGTTGTTCCTTGCCCGCTCAATCCCAATTAAGCTCATATCCCCATCTTCCTTGTCTAGACCTCCTTTGCCCGTGTTTTGGTCAATTGGGTCTCGGCCAAAATCGGAGAAAAGATTGAATTCTGGGTGTTGGGTTCAGGCTTTTAGCAACGGGGATATGTATGAGGGGGAGTTTCATAAGGGAAAGTGCTCGGGGAGCGGGGTGTATTACTATTATATGAGTGGGAGGTATGAGGGGGATTGGGTTGATGGTAAATATGATGGCTATGGCGTAGAGACATGGGCAAGAGGAAGCAGGTATCGGGGGCACTATAGGCAGGGTCTTAGGCATGGGTTTGGGGTGTATAGGTTTTATACCGGGGACGTTTATGCTGGGGAATGGTCTAATGGGCAGAGTCATGGGTGTGGAGTTCATACATGTGAGGATGGGAGCAGATATGTTGGGGAATTCAAGTGGGGGGTCAAGCATGGGCTTGGCCACTACCATTtcag AAATGGGGACATGTATGCTGGAGAATATTTTGCAGACAAGATGCATGGTTTTGGGGTCTATCAATTTGCGAATGGGCATCGGTATGAAGGAGCCTGGCATGAGGGTAGAAGGCAAGGGCTCGGAATGTACACATTTAGAAATGGTGAAACTCAATCTGGTCATTGGCAAAATGGAGTTCTTGATGTTCCAAGTACACAGAATACAACTTATCCTGTATCTCCTGTTGGTGTTTATCATTCAAAAGTACTTAATGCAGTGCAG GAAGCACGTAAAGCAGCCGAAAAAGCCTATGATGTGGCAAAGGTTGATGAAAGAGTAAACAGGGCTGTAACAGCAGCTAACAGGGCAGCAAATGCGGCTAGAGTAGCAGCGGTAAAGGCTGTTCAAAAACAGATGCATCAAAATACTAACAACGCCAACATTCCAATACCTTGCATGTGA
- the LOC107403351 gene encoding uncharacterized protein LOC107403351 isoform X2, whose amino-acid sequence MHQKKSEAQIGKESSGVSSDFNPAPPLLYHSTHHHPPSSPTISVKTHNQYHHNIQFPQYPSQGLAPNDLLPIPTTPYKRPLLTQTHSSLSKSPTLYKFPPPHQNPPCFSRSFAAKTGAFRLLRRLNRLRRLVILLSLPFFYFLVSHPSHSFLLDFLSAFAFSAALLFSLNLALPRLPSIRLFLARSIPIKLISPSSLSRPPLPVFWSIGSRPKSEKRLNSGCWVQAFSNGDMYEGEFHKGKCSGSGVYYYYMSGRYEGDWVDGKYDGYGVETWARGSRYRGHYRQGLRHGFGVYRFYTGDVYAGEWSNGQSHGCGVHTCEDGSRYVGEFKWGVKHGLGHYHFRNGDMYAGEYFADKMHGFGVYQFANGHRYEGAWHEGRRQGLGMYTFRNGETQSGHWQNGVLDVPSTQNTTYPVSPVGVYHSKVLNAVQVNSVLKAGS is encoded by the exons ATGCATCAGAAGAAATCAGAAGCTCAGATCGGAAAAGAAAGCAGCGGCGTCTCTTCCGATTTCAACCCTGCCCCACCTCTTCTTTACCATTCTACTCATCACCATCCTCCTTCTTCTCCTACAATCTCTGTCAAAACCCATAATCAATACCACCATAACATCCAGTTTCCTCAATACCCATCTCAAGGTCTTGCCCCAAATGACCTTCTACCAATCCCCACCACGCCTTACAAGCGTCCTCTTTTGACCCAAACCCACTCTTCCCTCTCCAAATCCCCTACCCTTTATAAATTCCCTCCTCCCCATCAAAACCCACCTTGTTTCTCTCGCTCCTTCGCCGCCAAGACTGGAGCTTTTCGCCTCCTCCGCCGTCTCAACCGCCTCCGCCGCCTTGTCATCTTGCTCTCTTTGCCGTTCTTCTACTTTCTGGTATCCCATCCCAGCCACTCTTTCTTGCTTGATTTTCTCTCTGCTTTTGCATTCTCTGCTGCCCTCTTGTTCTCGCTTAATCTCGCTCTCCCTCGCCTTCCTTCTATACGGTTGTTCCTTGCCCGCTCAATCCCAATTAAGCTCATATCCCCATCTTCCTTGTCTAGACCTCCTTTGCCCGTGTTTTGGTCAATTGGGTCTCGGCCAAAATCGGAGAAAAGATTGAATTCTGGGTGTTGGGTTCAGGCTTTTAGCAACGGGGATATGTATGAGGGGGAGTTTCATAAGGGAAAGTGCTCGGGGAGCGGGGTGTATTACTATTATATGAGTGGGAGGTATGAGGGGGATTGGGTTGATGGTAAATATGATGGCTATGGCGTAGAGACATGGGCAAGAGGAAGCAGGTATCGGGGGCACTATAGGCAGGGTCTTAGGCATGGGTTTGGGGTGTATAGGTTTTATACCGGGGACGTTTATGCTGGGGAATGGTCTAATGGGCAGAGTCATGGGTGTGGAGTTCATACATGTGAGGATGGGAGCAGATATGTTGGGGAATTCAAGTGGGGGGTCAAGCATGGGCTTGGCCACTACCATTtcag AAATGGGGACATGTATGCTGGAGAATATTTTGCAGACAAGATGCATGGTTTTGGGGTCTATCAATTTGCGAATGGGCATCGGTATGAAGGAGCCTGGCATGAGGGTAGAAGGCAAGGGCTCGGAATGTACACATTTAGAAATGGTGAAACTCAATCTGGTCATTGGCAAAATGGAGTTCTTGATGTTCCAAGTACACAGAATACAACTTATCCTGTATCTCCTGTTGGTGTTTATCATTCAAAAGTACTTAATGCAGTGCAG GTTAATTCTGTCCTAAAAGCAGGAAGCTAA
- the LOC107421449 gene encoding 2-oxoglutarate-dependent dioxygenase 19 produces the protein MASIVSPPQKTVDIQQNKMISIKELAESGGLTSVPSEYTFASNPNDQADQNDPDHSMPTIDFSLIMSTSPDQRSKILHDLRKACEEWGFFMVINHGVPESLMKNMIEVCQGFFNLPEEEKKVYQTRNLLDPIKCGTSFNVEIDKVLLWRDFLKVISHPQFHSLPKPEGYSEVSLEFSKRIREVATELLRAISETLELEADYIEKSMNWDQGLQILAANYYPACPDPENAIGIPPHTDHGLLTILIQNDMGGLQVQHKGKWVNWNAIPNSLVVNLGDHMQILTNDKYKSVWHRAVVNNKAPRISIAVPHGPSLETVVVPAPELVEKQGQPPAYKGISYHDFLDLQQSAKCYMKSCLDAIRL, from the exons ATGGCCTCAATAGTTTCCCCACCCCAAAAGACAGTGGATATTCAGCAAAACAAAATGATAAGCATCAAAGAACTTGCAGAATCAGGTGGACTAACCTCTGTCCCTTCTGAATACACTTTTGCCTCAAATCCCAATGACCAAGCAGATCAAAATGATCCTGATCATTCAATGCCCACCATTGATTTCTCTCTTATCATGTCCACCTCTCCTGATCAACGCTCCAAAATCCTGCATGACCTACGCAAAGCTTGTGAAGAATGGGGTTTTTTCATGGTGATCAACCATGGAGTTCCTGAGAGTCTTATGAAAAACATGATTGAGGTTTGCCAGGGTTTCTTCAATCTACcagaggaggaaaaaaaagtgTACCAAACTAGAAATTTACTGGACCCCATCAAGTGTGGAACGAGTTTCAATGTTGAGATTGATAAGGTTCTTCTGTGGAGGGATTTTCTCAAAGTCATATCACACCCTCAGTTTCATTCACTTCCTAAGCCAGAAGGATACAG TGAGGTTTCATTGGAGTTCAGTAAGAGAATCAGAGAAGTAGCAACAGAACTACTGAGAGCAATATCAGAGACTTTGGAATTGGAGGCTGACTACATAGAGAAGAGCATGAATTGGGATCAAGGATTACAAATCCTTGCTGCAAATTACTATCCAGCTTGCCCAGATCCAGAAAATGCAATTGGAATACCTCCTCATACTGATCATGGCCTTTTGACCATCCTTATACAGAATGACATGGGTGGTCTTCAAGTACAACACAAAGGAAAATGGGTCAACTGGAATGCTATCCCAAACTCTTTAGTGGTTAACCTTGGTGACCATATGCAG ATCCTGACGAATGACAAGTACAAGAGCGTCTGGCACAGAGCTGTTGTGAACAACAAAGCTCCAAGAATATCAATAGCAGTTCCACATGGACCATCACTGGAAACGGTAGTAGTCCCAGCACCAGAACTGGTGGAGAAACAAGGCCAACCCCCGGCTTACAAAGGAATATCATACCATGACTTTTTGGATCTTCAGCAAAGCGCCAAATGCTACATGAAGTCTTGCCTGGATGCAATCCGACTCTAG
- the LOC125423129 gene encoding large ribosomal subunit protein eL43z translates to MTKRTKKAGIVGKYGTRYGASLRKQIKKMEVSQHSKYFCEFCGKFAVKRKAVGIWGCKDCGKVKAGGAYTLNTASAVTVRSTIRRLREQTES, encoded by the exons ATG acaaagagaacaaagaaggCGGGTATTGTTGGGAAATATG GCACCCGATATGGTGCTAGTTTGAGGAAGCAGATAAAGAAGATGGAGGTGAGTCAGCACAGCAAGTATTTCTGTGAGTTCTGTGGGAAG TTTGCAGTGAAGAGGAAGGCCGTTGGCATTTGGGGTTGCAAAGACTGTGGCAAAGTTAAAGCTGGCGGCGCTTACACGCTCaa TACTGCCAGTGCTGTGACAGTTAGGAGCACCATCAGAAGGCTCAGGGAGCAGACTGAGAGCTGA